GTCCCTGGAGGAGCGCCTCGTGACGGAAGGAGGACGACTCATGTTTCGGTCGGTCGATGCCGCGACGATCCGCATTGCCGCTCACTCATGGCCCGACGGCCCAGCGCCTTGGCCGGAGCGGAGCGACGCCTCCGGTATCGCGAACTGGTTGCAAGCGACGTGGCGGAAGGTCGGCCTGGCCGAGGCTATCTGGGCCGCCAGCCCCGAGTTCGCTGCTCGCGTAGAAGCGGTCCTCGCCACCGGGAGCGCTACTCCGGACCGAGGGTGGCGGATGGCGCTGGCGCTGGCGCGGTACCTGGTCCGTGCGCAGCGGCGTGCGACGCCCTTCGGGTTGTTCTCGGGGGTGGCGACCCTGCGGTTCGACACGGTGGCTGCGGTGGTGCCGGCAGGGCGGCCCGCGATCCGGGTACGGCCGGACGCGAGTTGGCTCGCGTCCCTGATTGCGCGCCTGGAAGCTGAGCCCAACGTGCGCCGCCGTCTGCCCGTGCAGGCGAACAACCTGGCGCCGGTGACCGGGCCTCGGATCGTCGTGGCGCGCCGACCGCATGCCTCTGCACGTGCGGAGTCGACCTCGGTCAGGAACACCAAAGCGGTACGGCTGGCGCTTTCGCTCGCCCATTCCCCGTTGCCGTGGGCTGAGCTGGTCGACACGGTCGCTGCTGCGTTTCCAGGCTTCCCACGCGGGTCCGCTGACGCGATGGTTGCCGGCCTGGTGGACCACGGCGTGTTGATCTCCGCTCTCCGACCACCATCGACGTGCACAGACTCGATCAGGCATGTCCTGGACACCATCGATGCGATGTTCGACGGTGCTCCTGAGGGACAGCGAGCCCTTCGGGCCGAACTGCGCTCGCTGCATGGTCGTCTCGGTGGTATCAGCGCGGGGAGCACGACGTACCTTCGTGGGCTCGCCGACGATATGCGCAGCGTGGCACCGGCCACCCAGCCGCTCGCGGTGGACCTTCAGCTCGCGGATCAGGTCGCCCTGCCGGAGCAGCTCGCCGCCGAGATCGCCGCTTCGGTGGAGGTGTTACGACGGCTGACGCCGGATCCGGCGGGGCGGCCCGAGTGGTGTGCGTACCGTGCCCGGTTCGTCGACCGTTACGGGATGACGGCTGTGGTGCCGCTCGCTCGGCTGGTAGATCCGCTCGTCGGGTTGGGCTTCCCAGCACACTTCGCCACTGTGGCCGATGCGCCGGTGGCTCTGCTGTCCGACCGTGACAAGCGTCTGCTCGCGATGGCTCAGCAGGCGGTGATCGATGGTGCTCGTGAGGTGGTTCTCGATGACGCGGCCGTCGAATGGCTCGCCGGCACTGGCCGGGTCACCGGGCCTGTCAGCCCTCACGTCGACGTTTCGGCAGAGGTCCGCGCGGTCTCGCTGGAGGCGCTGACACAGGGACGGTTCACTGTCGCGCTGACCGGCATGGGCCGCTCGGCGATGGCGACGAGCGGGCGCTTCCTCGACAGGCTGCCCTACGCCGACCGGGAGTTGATGTGCCGGGAGTTCGCCCGCCTTCCGGTCGCGGTGGCCGGGGCCATGCCGGCGTAACTGAGCTTCCCGCCGCGCAAGCTACACAGCCAGAACGTGCTCAACTCCCGGCAGGTACTGCCGTGGCTGGTCAGCCTGGCCGAGCACCGGCCCGTGGCCGAGAACGTGATTGGCCTCGACGACCTCGGTGTGACCGCCGGCCGGGATCGGCTGGTGCTGGTGTCGATGTCGCGGCGGCGGGTGGTGGAGCCGACAGTGGGGCACGCGGCTGCCGTACACACGATGCCGTTGCTCGGCCGGTTTCTCCTGGAGTTGCCGCGAGCCACGGATGCCCGGCTGAAACCGTTCGACTGGGGTGCGGCTTCATGCTTGCCGTTTCGACCCGCGCTGAGGTACGACCGTGTCCTCCTGGTGGCGGCCCGGTGGCGCGTCGATCCGACGTCCCTGCCCGGTGCGGACGCCGGCGATGGCGAATGGTTGTCGGCCTGGGAGGCGCTGCGGACGAGGCTGCGGCTGCCGGCATGGGTGCAGGTCGGCAACGGTGACCAGCGGCTTCGGCTCAACCTCGATCAGTCCATGGATCGTGCCCTGCTGCGTGCCCACCTGGACGCCAGCGCCGGACCGGTAACCGTGGTGGACGCGGCGAGCCCGGAGGATTTCGGTTGGCTCTCCGGCCGCGCCCACGAGATCGTCGTGCCAGTCGCCTCGACGGTTGCACCCGCTGCCGCGCCGGCTGCGGGCGCACGAGGCGCATGGCCTTCGCCCGTTCCCCCCGAGCCGGTCATACCGGGTGCCACTGGCCTGCTGTCCGCTTCGGTAGCCGTCGATCCTTCGACGATGGAGCTGGTCTTGACGCGAGGGCTGCCCGCGCTGCTCGCCGACTGGCCCGAGCCGCCGCTGTGGTGGTTCGTGCGTATCCAACGCCCCACCCCGCATCTTCGACTACGACTGCACACCGATGACTACGGCGACGCGGCGGTACGGGTCGGGCGGTGGGTCGCCGGGCTCCGACAGCAGCGCCTTGCCGGCGATTGGAGCCTGGACACCTACCATCCCGAGTCCGGTCGGTACGGCTGTGGCACCGTGCTGGCAGCGGCCGAGGAACTCTTCGCCGCCGACTCCACCGCAGCCCTGGCGCAGCTGGTTGCGCAGCCCGCGTCTGGGATCGATCGGCAGGCACTGACCGCCCTGAGCATGGTCGACCTGGCCGTCTCGATGCTCGGCAGCCGCACCAACGGATGCGAGTGGCTGGTGGCGCGCCCCGAGCAGACCGGGCAGGCACCGGTCCAGCGAGACGTGCTGCGTCAAGCAGTCACCCTCAACCCGGGCGAACTTCCGGAGCCCATCCAGCATGCGTGGCAGGAACGCTCCACGGCCGCAACCCGGTACGCCGCCGAACTGTCCGCCGTCGCCGGCCCGCTCACCCCCGCCTCGGTGCTCGCGTCGCTGATACACCTGCACGTCGTTCGCGCTCTCGGCCCGGACGAAGACGCCGAACAGCTCACGTATCGGTTAGCCCGCCATGTCGCGCTGGCGGCGGTGCGCCGCCGGGTGCGCGCCGAAGGAGCGTCCCGATGACCGAAACACTGATGAGGACTCCGTTACTGCGGGCGGCCGAGGCGATGGCCGCGTGCATCACCGACACCCTTACCGAGCCGCCGCCCCCGGATTTCGCAGCGGACGACTATGGGCCACGTAGTACCCGCTGGTACGCCCAGTCGCTGTCCCGGGGTGCCGCCGGGGTGGCACTCCTGCACGGAGTGCGAGCGCAAACGGGACACGGTGGGTGGGAACCGGTCCATGAATGGCTGCGACGCGCGACCGCTGACCCGCTGAACAACGGCAGCGGAGCCGGACTCTGGTTCGGCGCACCCGCTGTCACCCACGCGCTGACCATGGCCATGCCGCACTCCCGCCCGGCAGCCCTGGACGCGCTTGATCATGCCCTCGACGATCTGGTGGAACGCCGCCTGGTCGCTGCCACGGCACGCCTCGCGGCGCGTACCCGGCCCTCGCTGTCGGAGTTCGATCTCGTACGAGGGCTGACCGGCCTGGGAGCCCACCTGCTGCGCCGCGCCCCGGACGGACATCTGCTCCGGCGGGTACTGGCGTACCTGGTCCGGCTCACCGAGCCGGCGCAGACCGACGACGCCGCAGGTCGACTCGCGCCGGGGTGGTGGAGCGCAGACCCCGCCGACCGCGAAGGTTCGGAGCAGGGTGGGCATGCCAACGTCGGCATGGCGCACGGCATCGCCGGCCCTTTGGCTCTCCTGGCGCTGGCAATGCGGCAGGACATTCGGGTACCGGGGCACGCGGAGGCGATTCGCCGGATCTGCGCGTGGCTCGACTGCTGGCAGCAGGCAAGCCCTGCGGGTCCATGGTGGCCGGAGAAGATCACCCTCGCGGAGTTGCACGCCGGGAGGCCCTCCATGGGCGGACCGGCGCGGCCGTCCTGGTGCTACGGCACCCCTGGAGTCGCCCGCGCCCAGCAGTTGGCCGGGATCGCTCTCGACGACGCCGCCCGGCAAGAGGCGGCGGAAGAGGCCCTGACCTTCTGCCTGGCCGATCCCCGCCAACTCAGCCGGATCGTCGATCCGTCGCTGTGTCACGGCTGGGCAGGGCTTGCCGCTACGGCCTGGTCTGCCGCCGCCGACGCCCGCACCACCAGCCTCCAGGAACAGCTACCCCAGATCGTGCGCCTGCTGATCCAGCACGCCACGGACACCACCCCGACACGATCCGGCTTGATCACCGGCCCCGCCGGAATCGCCCTCACCCTGCACACCGTCGCGACCGGCACCGACTTCCGCTGGGCCACCAGCCTGCTGATCAAATAGACACGGAGAGCGTTGTGGATCTCGATCACGAACCCGACACCGAGCCACCAGGCGTAGCGCCGGTAAGCCGATGGCGCCAACTCAACCTGACCTTCTCGGACTGGCAGACCGCTGAGGAGTTCGCCGCCACGCGGCTCGCCCCTGAGCTCACCGCTGCGGAAGACCACCGCGCGATCGTCGCCTTCTGGTTCATCCGCAAGAGCGAGACGTGGCGGCTGCGGCTACTGTCCGGCGACCGGCTCGCCCGCGTCTACGCCCTTTTCGCCTCCATCACCGACGACGACCGTGTCCGCGGTGTCACCGAGCCCGTCTACCGGCCCGAGGCGTACGCCTTCGGCGGGGACCAGGCAATGACGATCGCCCACACCCTCTTCCACGCCGACAGCCGCCACACCCTCGGTCATCTCGCCACCGCCGGCGGCGCCCATCGGCGTGAACTCGGTGTCCTGCTCGCCACTCGCCTCATGCGCGCCGCCGGACTGGAGTTCTCCGAGCAGGGCGACGTCTGGCGGCTCCTCGCCTCGCGCCGGCACCAGCCGAACGCCCACGCGCCGAGCCCACGGCTCATCGCGGCGGTGCAGCGCCTACTCACCGCAGCCGACCACACGGCCAGAAGCCCGCTCGTCATCACCCCGCAATGGCCGAGAGCCCACGAGCAGGCGGGCACGGACCTCGGCTTCCTCGACCGACACGGCGCGCTGACCCGCGACCTACGCGAGGTGCTGACGCACCACCTCCTGTTCCTGTTCAACCGGCTCGGCATCTCCGCCACCGACACCTGGCTACTCGCGACGGCGGCCGTGACCGTCACCTTCCACCACCCCTTCGACACCCCATCCGGCTATCAACCCGCCGCCAAGATCGGAAGTAGGGTCAACGCAGTGAACACTTCCCCCACCGCACCGGCAACGTCGAGTGCCGCGACGCTCCGCGAACAGCTCGCCAGCACGCTCGAACAGCGCGGCCACATCCGATCCGCCGCCGTCGCGCACGCATTCCGTACGGTGCCCCGCGAGCGGTTCCTCCCCGGCGTCGACCTGGAAACCGTGTACACCCGCCGCCAGATCGTCACCAAACGAGACCCCAGCGGTGCGGCGTTGTCGTCAGCGTCGAGCCCCAGCCTCGTCGCGGACATGCTCGAACAACTCGCCCCACAACCCGGCCACCGAGTCCTGGAGATCGGCGCGGCCACCGGCATCAACGCCGCCCTACTCGCCGAACTGACCAGCCCCGGCGGCACGGTCGTCACCATCGAACTCGACCAGGACCTCGCCGACGGCGCCCGCGCCGGCCTCGACCGCGCCGGCTACAACACCGTGAAGGTGATCTGCGGCGACGGAGCCCTCGGCGACCCCGATCACGCGCCCTACGACCGGATCATCGTCACCGCCGGAGCCTGGGACATCTCCGCCGCCTGGTGGGAACAACTCGCCGACCACGGCCGCATCGTCGTGCCCCTGCGCGTACACGAAAGCGGCCTGACCCGCTGCTTCGCCTTCGACCGCGCCGGCTCTCACCAGTTGGTCAGCACCACGACACCGCTGGTCTGCGGATTCGTCCCCATGCGCGGCAGCACCGAACACACCGACCACCACGTACGCCTCGACACCGACGTGGTTCTCAAACTCGACGCCACCAACCAACCCGACCGCGCCGCCCTCGCCAAGGCTCTGAGCCACCCCCGGCTCGAACGCTGGACCGGCATCCAGGTCAGCGACGCCGACCCCATCGGCCACCTCGACCTGTGGCTCATCGTGCACGCCAACAAGCCGTTCGGCCGCCTCGGCGTCGGTGATACCGCCCGCACCAGCGGACTGGTCACCCCCGCCTACCGATGGGCCGGTGCCGCCATCTACCAAGGCGGCACCATCGCCTACCTCGCCTTCCAAGACGCGGGCAACGGCCACCACGAACTCGGCGCAATCGCCCACGGCCCGGACGCCACCACGCTCGCTACCGAGCTGACCAACCTGCTTGACCAATGGGACGAGGCGAACCGCCCCAACCAGCCCACCGTCACCGCGCACCGGGCAGGAACCCGGCCCGCCGGCCACGGCGACATCAGCCGAGCCGACACGATCCTCACGATCTCCTTCTGACCGCCTTCAGGCCGGGGCGGTGTCCTGTCCCGCCCCGGTGGACGAGCGCGGCTGCGCCGTCACGTACGACCCGAACGCACCTCGTTGCCCACATGCGGCCCTTCCGCAGCGGATGAGGACATGATGACTCCGTTTCGTGCCGCCACCATCGCGGCCCGCTTCCCTCTCGTCGCCCGCAAACGACCGCCCGCGAAACCACTGGACGCTCGGGTAGACCGGCTCGTCAGGCTCGCCGAGACCGCACACCGCGAGAACGACCCGGACAAGGCGTCCATGGTGTTCAACGGGGCGGCCCTCGTCGCCTCCGACTGCGGGGACCCCAATCTTGCCCGCGCCTGGTGCCGCCGCCACGCCAGCCTCTACCTCAGCCAAGCCCCGCTGAACGGCTACACGGCCCGCTTCGCTCTCGAACCAGTCGTCAACCTCGCTCGCCTGAGCATTCGTGACGGCGACGGCGACGGCGCGTACCGCCTACTCACCCACCTGTACACGGCCATCGTCGGCGGCACTCCCGCTCATCTGGCTGGCCTGGAGATACACCCTCGACAACTTTCCGCCGAACCCGAAGAACTGAGTCAGATCTACAGTTGGCTGCGCGGCACCCTCCTCTCCGACGGAACCCGCGCCCTCACCCTTGCCGGACGGTGGGACGACGCCGTGACCCATGTACGCCGATACGACGGCATCGGACCGACACTCGTTGATGGACGACAGGTCGCGATCGTCGCTCATCTGCTGCGGGACGAAGGGCCGTCAGCAGCGGCTTTCCTTGCGGCCACCGAGATCGAGGCGCCGTGGGAGCAAGCGGTGCATGGGCTCCTCAAGACCTGGCAGGAGTTGGCCATGGTGACGGTCGCCGTCGACTTCACCGACCTTGTCGATCGAGTGTCCGCCGTACCGCGAACTCCCGGGCTCGCAGTGTTCCGCGTTCGCCTCGGGTTGACGGCCCTGGACCTCTCGCCGGGCTTGCCAACCGATGTCGTAGATGGCCTGATCAAACAGCTGGTGGCAGATGCGATCCACGACGAGGACGCGAACGCGGCGCGCGACCTCATCAATCACTCGGCTGTCGCGGCCAAACACCAAGGAACGTTACGCCCCTTGATGAAGGCGAGCGGGTTGGACCAGGGATACCTGCCAGCCACCGCGAGTGATCCGCTTTCCGTAGCACTCGATCTGGCCGGAACCGTGATAGCTAGGCGACGTGGTTGAGGTCGTGGAGCAGGACCACATGAACGGAAACCGTAATCTGACTCCACGAGCCACCTGCGTCGGTGACCAGGTCCGGATGCACGGCCACGGGTCGTTGAACGGGAACAGTCTGGCGCTACGGGTAGACGGCACGCCGCTCGGCCCAAGCTCCCGACCGGCACTCGTTCGGATGAGCGCCTTGCGCGTTACGCCATCGTCGAGGTCGCTATGAGCACGATCTACCTGGCCAGCACCGCGATGGAAGAGGTCGAACGAGCCCAGGCCGAACTTGAACGCCACCTGACCGTCCGACCGACCGGAGAGTGCGTGACGTGCGGCCAGGTCGAGCCGTGCTCCGGACGCCAAGAGGCCGGCACCACGATCATCAAGTACGGACTTCTGCCGCGCCGTCGACCAGGCGCTTCAGGGGTACGCCGCACCTCGCCAACCACGGTGAGTGCTGCGCCGATCTCGTGGTTCGCGTCGGCGACCGACGGCGACGGTCACGAGCTGACCGGGACGGGATCCGAGGCATAGTCGCGCACGGCATCCCGCAGTTCGGTCGCGAGCGCGAACGTGGAGCTCGGACGAAACACGACCACCCGTGGCTTCTGGAAGCGCGCCAAGCAGGGGTCGTTCTCGGGGTGAGTCGGCCGGGTTCGGCGGCCATGACGGACGCCGCCAGGCGGGGACTGACGGTGGCAGATGTGCGAGTAGGAGGGATATCTCTTATCAGTCGGTTCCGGTCCACGGCTTCTCCTCACCGCCGTCCACGTGCGGGTACGACCTGTTCAAGGGGGCGTGTTCACCCAGCTGTTCGTGGTCGTTGCGTTCCTCGTTGGATCGCTCGTAAGACCTCTCGTTAGAACCCTCACCCTGAACAGCAGGTGTTCTGCGGCTAATCAGCTCGACCGCTGCATGCTCGGCGGGTGCCGAGGATTCGAGCTGTAGCAGCGGTCGCGCCGAGCAACCCGCGATGCTCCTTTGTGGCGCGGCGCGGCGTGGCGCGGCGCAGCCCGCCACGTAAAGCAGCAGACGCACCACGGCGAGGATCACCATCTGCCGACCCGACGTGCCGATCGTGATCCGATGAAGGCGCTCGATGTATACGGGTATCCGAGCCTTGATGGGGGCCTCCCCGCTTCGGGGGCTTACCGCTGGTCACCCCTCCATGGGACGAGCGCCGCTGCGGTGGGGATGGTTGGACGGGGCGAGCAGGCGGCGGGGACGAAGGCCGTCCGGCGCGGACGGCGGACGGGGACGGAGGGAGTCGTACTGGTTGATGCAGACGACCTTGCAGGACGAGGCGCGGACGGGGTCGCCGACCGTCCGGGACGGCGGACGAGGTCGGCGGACGGGGCGTGTTGGCGCACCGCACCTCATGGCGATCTCGTCCACGGCCCGAGACGGTCAGCCAGACCGCGCGTTCTAGCAGAAGATGATCTTGTTCAAGCAGGTAGAGATTCTGTGCAATCTGTCGCCGATCGCATCGGCGTTCCACGCCGCTCCCGTGCCGCCGGAAGTCGGCACCTCAGGGGCCTGACCTGTGTGTTCAACCCGTTGAGGATCTTGTTCAACCAAGCAACTCGGGGGACGCGAGTTGTTCGGCGCGGGGCGGGGTTTCCAATCCGAGGCCCGGATTTGTAATCCCTTAGTGTCAGCGCTCGTCGGCGGACGTGGCCCACACGCCCATGCCGAAGCCCAGCTCCACCAGCCCCGGCGACCGGCCCCAACCGGCACCCGCCGGGTTTCTCCTTCCCTTTACTCACGTCCCCCGCAACCCCGATCCGGGCGTACCGGACGGGCGCGGACCGTCCGCCCCTGAGCCGGGCCACGGCAGACAACGCAGGGCGTCGACCCAGCCCGATCGGGAGTCTCCGGCTCGCGGTGACGGGCAGTCGGCAGAGGTCACGGTCGCCCGCAGTGATGCACCGGAGGTGCGATTCGACGTCACCGTGCTCGACGGCGACGCCGGTCGGCGGCTGGCCGTGCTGCAAGCCGAGGTGATCCTCGACGTGCTGACCTGGCTTCACGACCAGCGGCACCGCGCCGAGCCCGCCTGACCGGTCACCCTCCGGGCCACTCGGCGTGCCGTGGAGTGTGCTGCCGTCGGGGCGGTCTTGATCCCTTCACCGAGTTGAGCGGTGATCGACGTCCACCGGCCGACCGGCAGCACCGGCGGTCGGCCGTCGCCTGACCAGACACCAACCAACCGCAGGAGGTACGCGTCATGTACGCCACTGCTACCCGCGACGACAGCGGGCGCATCGTCGTCTACGGCCCCCACGACAAACCAGCCACAGCGCCGAACGATGGGGCAGTCACCGTCGCCGTCCGCCCACCGGGGGCCGCTGACCGCACCACCGGCACTTCGGCCGAGGCATGAACATCCGCCGCACGACAGTGCTTCCGCGTGTGGCGTTCTACGGCCGGACCGCCGAGGCCAGCGACCTCGCCACGGCCACCCGTGTGCTCGGCGGTCAGTACCAGCGGTGCGTCTCGGTGCTGCCTGACGGCGCGATCACGGCGGTGTTCTCCGACCTCGGCACCCGACCCGACTACCAGCGGACACCCGCCAGCCTGTTCCTCGACACCGAGCGAGAGATCAGCCGTGACGGTGGTCTGAATGACCTGCTCACCGAGGCGAACCGGCCAGCACGCCGATTCGACTTCGTGATCAGCACCGACGTCCACCGCCTATCCCGCCACACGACGACGAGCACCGTGCTCCTGCGCACGTTCGCGGTCGCCGGCATCGAGTTCCTCCACGCCCCCGAAATCCGCGACGGTGACCGGCGGCCGGTCATGCCCTGGCGACTGCGAAGCGTCGAGTACATCAACGTCCTGACCCAGCTCATCCGCGACGGAGGCTACCGGTGACGCGCACCCTGCCCGACTGGCTCCGCCCACCCGCCACCACGCCCGTACCCCAGCGGACGATACGGGTCGCGTTCCTCGGGCGTACCTCGACCGAGGAGCAGCAGGACCCCACCCTGTCGATCCCCCGGCAGTTGACCAACTCCGAACGGGCTCTGCTGCCCAACATGGTCATCGTCGCGTGGTTCTGGGACGTGGAATCCTCCCGCAAGGAACTCAGCCAGCGCGGCCGGGGCACCGCGTGGCAGAAGTTCGACATCGCCGTGCACCGCGACGGCGGCCTCGCCGACATGCTCGATGAGGCCACCTCACCGGATCGCCGCTTCGACGTCGTGATCTGCGAGTCGATCGACCGCATCGCCCGGTGGACCCACCAGGGCACCAAGATCGAGCACGACCTCGAACTCGCCGGGGTGCCCCTGCTAGCCGCCGACGAGCCGATCACGCAGTCGAACAGCCGCAAACGCGCCGCCCAGATCCTCCTGCGCCGCACCAAACAGGGCGTCGCCGAGTGGTACATGATCGAGATGCTGGAGAAGTCGTGGGACGGCTTCGAGGAACACACCACCCAGGGCTGGAACGTCGGCAAGCCTCCATACGGCTACCTCGCCGAGAAGCACAAACACCCGGTCCCCGCCAAACGCGCGGAAGGCAAACACAAGACCAAGCTGAAGATCGACCCGAATCGCGGACCGGTGGTCGAGCGAATCTACGCCTGGCGCGTCGACGAGAAGCTGTCGTACCGGGCCATCGCCGAGCGGCTCAACATCGACCTCGACCGCTACCCGCCCCCACAACCCGTCGACCCCGCCCGCGCGGTCGGACGATGGACCGGCTCGGCCGTCCGCGAGATCCTCGTCAACCCCAAGTACACCGGCCACATGGTCTGGAACCGGCGCTCGACCAAAGACAAACTGCACCCCGGCAAGGTCAACCCCCGTGAACAGTGGATCGTCTCCGCCCAACCCACCCACCCGGGCATCGTGCCGATCGAGACGTTCCTCGCCGCGCAGAACGTGAGCCGATCCCGAGAACGCTCCCGCGCTGACGCCCACCACGGAACGCCCAACCGGCATAGGCAGACCAAACGGGTCTACGCCCTGCGCTCCTACGTCTGGTGCGCCCCGTGCCAGCGACGCATGTTCGGCCGCACCGTCACCGGATACACCTACTACTCCTGCCAACCCCGAGAACGCGCGATCCCCGAAGGCCACCCGAGCATGATCTCCGTGACCGAAGACGTCCTGCTCGACTTCGCCGACCGGTTCTTCAACACCTACGTCCTCGGCCCCGACCGGGTGCAACTCGCCGAACGCAGCCTCGACATCACCGCCCAACAGGCAGCCGACGAGCAACGGCGACAAATCGCCGTCCTACGACGGACCTTGGACGACATCACCACCCGCCGCCGACGCCTCCTACGCGTCATCGAGGAGAACGACGACCCCGACGGCACCGTCTTCGCGGAAATCTCCGAACGCCGAGCCCAACTCGACCGCGACCGCGAAACCAAGACCGCCGAACTCGCCCACCTCGAAGAAACCATGCCCGCCGAGCCCGGTTGCGCCGACATCCTCACCGCCCTACCCGAGATGGAAGTCAAACTCGGCCTACTCCCGACCGACCGCCTCCGCCGCCTCCTGGACGCCTTCGCCGTACAGATCCACCACGACGTCCGCACCAACCACGTCACGTTCCGAGCCACCGTCAGCCACCACGCCGCCCCACACCTGGCCCGGCTAACCCGCGCCACGGCAGACGGCCCCCGTGCCACCACCGGCCACACCAGCACAAACGACGCTGTGCCCGCCGACGACGGCGGGGGCAGCGACCATTTGCAGTTCTGTGACATGCCCCGCCGGGGGCACCTCACAGAACTGTGCACCACCAGTGGGCACGTTGATCCAGTCTCATGGTCCATCTGCGCAGTCGAGCATGACCCGTTCCC
This is a stretch of genomic DNA from Micromonospora sp. WMMD1082. It encodes these proteins:
- a CDS encoding lanthionine synthetase C family protein, coding for MTETLMRTPLLRAAEAMAACITDTLTEPPPPDFAADDYGPRSTRWYAQSLSRGAAGVALLHGVRAQTGHGGWEPVHEWLRRATADPLNNGSGAGLWFGAPAVTHALTMAMPHSRPAALDALDHALDDLVERRLVAATARLAARTRPSLSEFDLVRGLTGLGAHLLRRAPDGHLLRRVLAYLVRLTEPAQTDDAAGRLAPGWWSADPADREGSEQGGHANVGMAHGIAGPLALLALAMRQDIRVPGHAEAIRRICAWLDCWQQASPAGPWWPEKITLAELHAGRPSMGGPARPSWCYGTPGVARAQQLAGIALDDAARQEAAEEALTFCLADPRQLSRIVDPSLCHGWAGLAATAWSAAADARTTSLQEQLPQIVRLLIQHATDTTPTRSGLITGPAGIALTLHTVATGTDFRWATSLLIK
- a CDS encoding recombinase family protein, with translation MTRTLPDWLRPPATTPVPQRTIRVAFLGRTSTEEQQDPTLSIPRQLTNSERALLPNMVIVAWFWDVESSRKELSQRGRGTAWQKFDIAVHRDGGLADMLDEATSPDRRFDVVICESIDRIARWTHQGTKIEHDLELAGVPLLAADEPITQSNSRKRAAQILLRRTKQGVAEWYMIEMLEKSWDGFEEHTTQGWNVGKPPYGYLAEKHKHPVPAKRAEGKHKTKLKIDPNRGPVVERIYAWRVDEKLSYRAIAERLNIDLDRYPPPQPVDPARAVGRWTGSAVREILVNPKYTGHMVWNRRSTKDKLHPGKVNPREQWIVSAQPTHPGIVPIETFLAAQNVSRSRERSRADAHHGTPNRHRQTKRVYALRSYVWCAPCQRRMFGRTVTGYTYYSCQPRERAIPEGHPSMISVTEDVLLDFADRFFNTYVLGPDRVQLAERSLDITAQQAADEQRRQIAVLRRTLDDITTRRRRLLRVIEENDDPDGTVFAEISERRAQLDRDRETKTAELAHLEETMPAEPGCADILTALPEMEVKLGLLPTDRLRRLLDAFAVQIHHDVRTNHVTFRATVSHHAAPHLARLTRATADGPRATTGHTSTNDAVPADDGGGSDHLQFCDMPRRGHLTELCTTSGHVDPVSWSICAVEHDPFPQAATAPAPPTAHRSGHVASLPLRSARGLRCEVPAWSLNQLPETSSVTDHRHAPTTTPHETPPSS
- the fxlM gene encoding methyltransferase, FxLD system, with protein sequence MDLDHEPDTEPPGVAPVSRWRQLNLTFSDWQTAEEFAATRLAPELTAAEDHRAIVAFWFIRKSETWRLRLLSGDRLARVYALFASITDDDRVRGVTEPVYRPEAYAFGGDQAMTIAHTLFHADSRHTLGHLATAGGAHRRELGVLLATRLMRAAGLEFSEQGDVWRLLASRRHQPNAHAPSPRLIAAVQRLLTAADHTARSPLVITPQWPRAHEQAGTDLGFLDRHGALTRDLREVLTHHLLFLFNRLGISATDTWLLATAAVTVTFHHPFDTPSGYQPAAKIGSRVNAVNTSPTAPATSSAATLREQLASTLEQRGHIRSAAVAHAFRTVPRERFLPGVDLETVYTRRQIVTKRDPSGAALSSASSPSLVADMLEQLAPQPGHRVLEIGAATGINAALLAELTSPGGTVVTIELDQDLADGARAGLDRAGYNTVKVICGDGALGDPDHAPYDRIIVTAGAWDISAAWWEQLADHGRIVVPLRVHESGLTRCFAFDRAGSHQLVSTTTPLVCGFVPMRGSTEHTDHHVRLDTDVVLKLDATNQPDRAALAKALSHPRLERWTGIQVSDADPIGHLDLWLIVHANKPFGRLGVGDTARTSGLVTPAYRWAGAAIYQGGTIAYLAFQDAGNGHHELGAIAHGPDATTLATELTNLLDQWDEANRPNQPTVTAHRAGTRPAGHGDISRADTILTISF
- a CDS encoding thiopeptide-type bacteriocin biosynthesis protein; translation: MDRALLRAHLDASAGPVTVVDAASPEDFGWLSGRAHEIVVPVASTVAPAAAPAAGARGAWPSPVPPEPVIPGATGLLSASVAVDPSTMELVLTRGLPALLADWPEPPLWWFVRIQRPTPHLRLRLHTDDYGDAAVRVGRWVAGLRQQRLAGDWSLDTYHPESGRYGCGTVLAAAEELFAADSTAALAQLVAQPASGIDRQALTALSMVDLAVSMLGSRTNGCEWLVARPEQTGQAPVQRDVLRQAVTLNPGELPEPIQHAWQERSTAATRYAAELSAVAGPLTPASVLASLIHLHVVRALGPDEDAEQLTYRLARHVALAAVRRRVRAEGASR